The following coding sequences are from one Rubinisphaera margarita window:
- the ilvD gene encoding dihydroxy-acid dehydratase, translating to MSQFDSPVSSSGLNRYSSRITQPRKQGVSQSMLYATGMTEEDMNKPQVGIASLWYDGNPCNMHLDKLATAVRESVQQEALIGMRFNTIGVSDGISMGTEGMSFSLQSRDLIADSIETVMSAFWYDALVALPGCDKNMPGCLIAAGRLNRPAVMIYGGTIQPGCWNDKMIDVGSANEVYGEYLAGRITDEERHNVVRNSCPGAGACGGMFTANTMSVAMEAMGMTVPYSSSIPAVDDRKIEECRSIGKIVRTLLEMDLKPRDIMTREAFENAITMIVALGGSTNGVLHLLAVARSVDVPLSIEDFQRISDKTPLLANMRPSGKYSMVDLHKAGGTPAVMKYMLAEGYLKGDCITVTGKTLAENLAEIPDLVAGQDVVHDIPHAIKPTGHLRILRGNLAPDGAVAKITGKEGVRFSGPARVFDCEEDMILAVEERQIQKGDVVVIRYEGPKGGPGMPEMLSPTAALMGTGMGKDVALITDGRFSGASHGFIVGHICPEAQDGGPIALVKDGDLITIDAESNEISFDVTPEELAVRQATWTMPPYKAERGVLHRYIMTVKSASEGCVTDES from the coding sequence ATGAGCCAGTTCGACAGCCCCGTTTCTTCCTCAGGTTTGAACCGCTACAGCTCCCGCATCACGCAGCCGCGCAAGCAGGGTGTCTCTCAGTCGATGCTCTATGCGACGGGTATGACCGAAGAGGACATGAACAAGCCGCAGGTCGGCATCGCCAGCCTCTGGTATGACGGCAATCCCTGCAACATGCACCTCGACAAGCTGGCCACCGCGGTCCGTGAAAGCGTGCAGCAGGAAGCGCTCATCGGCATGCGATTCAATACGATTGGCGTCAGTGACGGCATCTCGATGGGGACCGAAGGGATGTCGTTCTCGCTGCAGTCGCGCGATCTGATTGCCGACTCGATCGAAACGGTGATGTCCGCCTTCTGGTACGATGCTCTGGTTGCTCTCCCCGGTTGTGATAAGAACATGCCGGGTTGCCTGATCGCCGCAGGTCGACTCAATCGACCGGCGGTCATGATTTATGGCGGTACCATTCAGCCTGGTTGCTGGAACGACAAGATGATCGATGTCGGCTCGGCGAACGAAGTCTACGGCGAGTATCTGGCCGGCCGCATTACCGATGAAGAACGGCATAACGTCGTTCGTAACAGCTGCCCCGGAGCGGGTGCCTGCGGAGGCATGTTCACGGCCAATACGATGTCGGTCGCGATGGAAGCGATGGGCATGACCGTGCCTTACAGCTCGTCCATTCCCGCCGTCGATGACCGGAAGATTGAAGAGTGTCGCTCGATCGGAAAGATCGTCCGCACGCTTCTGGAAATGGACCTGAAGCCCCGCGACATCATGACGCGCGAAGCCTTCGAGAACGCCATCACGATGATCGTCGCTCTGGGCGGGTCTACCAACGGAGTCCTGCATCTCCTGGCCGTCGCCCGATCGGTCGATGTGCCGTTGTCGATCGAAGACTTCCAGCGGATCAGCGATAAGACACCGTTGCTGGCCAACATGCGTCCCAGCGGCAAGTACTCCATGGTGGACCTGCACAAAGCGGGCGGAACACCAGCCGTGATGAAGTACATGCTGGCCGAAGGCTATCTCAAAGGAGACTGCATCACCGTGACCGGGAAGACGCTGGCGGAAAACCTGGCCGAGATCCCGGATCTGGTCGCCGGGCAGGACGTCGTGCACGACATTCCCCACGCCATCAAACCGACCGGACATCTGCGGATCCTTCGCGGCAATCTTGCCCCGGACGGAGCCGTTGCGAAAATTACAGGGAAGGAAGGCGTTCGCTTTTCCGGACCTGCTCGGGTGTTCGACTGCGAAGAAGACATGATTCTCGCCGTGGAAGAGCGGCAGATTCAGAAAGGCGATGTCGTCGTCATTCGTTATGAAGGTCCCAAGGGCGGACCGGGCATGCCGGAAATGCTCTCTCCCACCGCTGCTCTGATGGGAACGGGCATGGGCAAGGACGTGGCTCTGATCACCGACGGACGCTTCTCCGGAGCGTCTCACGGGTTCATCGTGGGACATATCTGCCCCGAAGCCCAGGATGGGGGACCGATTGCACTGGTCAAAGATGGGGACCTGATTACGATCGATGCAGAGTCAAACGAGATCTCGTTCGATGTGACCCCGGAAGAACTGGCCGTGCGACAGGCGACCTGGACCATGCCGCCCTATAAAGCCGAGCGGGGTGTCCTGCATCGATATATCATGACGGTCAAATCGGCTTCGGAAGGATGTGTCACCGATGAGTCCTGA